One Candidatus Paceibacterota bacterium DNA segment encodes these proteins:
- a CDS encoding ABC transporter ATP-binding protein, protein MAAPIIEVRGLGKEYREQDVTTVGLESVDLAIKEGEFVAIVGPSGSGKSTLLQILGCLDRPTKGTYRLAGKNITSFSDAELAQVRNEMLGFVFQAFNLMPRQSVLENVKMPLIYAGVPEPVRTQRAQAMVDLVGLTNRSEFAAAKLSGGQKQRVAIARALVNDPRVIFADEPTGSLDSRSGEVIMRFLQDLNDQGNTIVLVTHESYVAMAAKRMVTIRDGVIESDAIIDKRRIIAEQGFEK, encoded by the coding sequence ATGGCGGCACCCATCATTGAAGTTCGTGGTCTTGGAAAAGAGTATCGCGAACAAGATGTAACAACGGTCGGTTTGGAGAGTGTTGACCTTGCTATCAAAGAAGGGGAGTTTGTGGCAATTGTTGGGCCCTCTGGCTCTGGAAAGTCGACACTCCTCCAGATACTTGGGTGCCTTGATCGTCCCACGAAGGGCACGTACCGCTTAGCGGGGAAGAATATTACTTCTTTTTCTGATGCGGAGCTGGCGCAAGTCCGCAACGAGATGCTCGGGTTTGTATTCCAGGCTTTCAACCTCATGCCCCGGCAATCAGTACTTGAAAACGTGAAGATGCCCCTTATCTACGCGGGCGTTCCTGAGCCTGTGCGTACACAGCGCGCTCAGGCGATGGTTGACCTTGTTGGTCTCACTAACCGTTCTGAATTTGCCGCCGCGAAGCTTTCGGGTGGGCAGAAGCAGCGTGTTGCTATCGCTCGCGCTTTAGTGAATGATCCGCGTGTTATTTTTGCGGATGAGCCAACGGGGAGCTTAGACTCTCGTTCTGGCGAGGTGATCATGCGATTCCTCCAAGACCTGAACGATCAGGGCAATACCATTGTGCTGGTGACGCATGAGTCATATGTGGCGATGGCGGCAAAACGAATGGTAACCATTCGTGACGGAGTCATTGAGTCGGATGCCATTATTGATAAGCGGCGTATTATTGCCGAGCAGGGTTTTGAAAAATAA
- a CDS encoding ABC transporter permease yields the protein MLFRDTLSMALRGLSTHKSRSFLTILGIVIGISSITLVTSIGQSAEGLILGEVQGLGAQNVFIIPGREPSGPNGFGFTILGDSLKERDLEALRKKSNVPDATRVVPFVFGPAVASYGSEAFTATILGGTEDLVPLYNLDLSAGMMFDDYDVRERSQVAVIGKDVAKELFGSSTAIGEKIKLKDSSVRVIGVLGDKGQSPFVDFDDAIVMPYTTAQTYVLGFSYIQRIAVTASSPETMDAVVKDIEATLRDMHNITDPEKDDFFVQTPTEIADTFSTITSVLTLLLASVAGISLVVGGVGIMNIMLVSVTERTREIGLRKALGAKNNDILLQFLTEAVILTLAGGVLGITIGISLSYFASFAARTFAGVAMPFILPISGMAMGVLVSVGIGLAFGLFPARQAALKSPMEALRYE from the coding sequence ATGTTATTCCGCGATACACTATCCATGGCGCTTCGGGGGCTCTCGACACATAAGTCGCGCTCTTTCCTCACGATTTTAGGAATCGTTATTGGCATCTCATCGATTACGCTCGTTACCTCTATTGGGCAGAGCGCTGAGGGACTCATCTTGGGTGAGGTGCAGGGGCTTGGGGCGCAAAATGTATTTATTATTCCAGGCCGTGAGCCAAGTGGGCCGAATGGATTTGGTTTCACTATTCTTGGTGACTCATTGAAGGAGCGCGATCTTGAAGCTCTGCGGAAGAAATCAAATGTACCCGATGCGACGCGCGTTGTGCCATTTGTATTTGGTCCCGCAGTTGCATCATATGGATCAGAAGCATTTACTGCGACAATTCTTGGCGGGACGGAAGACCTTGTGCCGCTCTACAATCTCGATCTCTCCGCGGGCATGATGTTTGATGATTACGATGTGCGTGAGCGTTCGCAGGTTGCGGTCATCGGCAAAGACGTCGCAAAGGAATTATTCGGCTCATCTACGGCTATCGGAGAAAAGATAAAGCTAAAAGATTCTTCGGTGCGCGTCATCGGCGTACTGGGCGACAAGGGGCAATCTCCTTTTGTTGATTTTGATGATGCAATTGTTATGCCGTACACCACGGCGCAGACATATGTGCTTGGTTTTTCATACATTCAGCGTATCGCGGTCACTGCTTCAAGTCCGGAAACTATGGATGCAGTGGTTAAGGACATTGAGGCAACGCTTCGTGATATGCACAACATTACGGATCCAGAAAAGGATGACTTTTTTGTACAAACGCCAACTGAAATCGCTGATACGTTTAGCACTATCACGAGCGTTCTTACCCTGTTGCTCGCATCCGTCGCAGGCATCTCTCTTGTCGTGGGCGGTGTTGGTATTATGAATATCATGTTGGTGTCGGTGACGGAGCGTACGCGCGAGATTGGTTTGCGCAAGGCTCTTGGTGCAAAAAATAATGATATCCTCCTGCAATTCCTCACCGAGGCGGTCATCCTGACGCTTGCCGGCGGGGTCCTTGGTATTACTATCGGTATCTCATTAAGCTATTTTGCTTCGTTTGCGGCGCGCACTTTTGCGGGGGTTGCGATGCCATTTATTCTGCCAATTTCTGGCATGGCCATGGGCGTGCTCGTCTCAGTGGGTATTGGTCTTGCCTTTGGACTCTTTCCCGCGCGCCAAGCTGCGTTAAAGAGCCCAATGGAAGCACTCCGCTATGAATAA
- a CDS encoding vitamin K epoxide reductase family protein yields the protein MNNIIRTYHAYAEKAPTVSRAVIISVIIVAFLGFLDSLYLTLLHFINRVPPCSILEGCETVTSSAYAAIGPIPVALLGVLYYAFFVIAGLVSFHKRTSAPLSLALFAAPLGMLFTIYLIVLQLFIIDAICIYCMASALTSSLLFGIWLAVWSQHYRHLRAEV from the coding sequence ATGAATAACATCATTCGTACCTATCATGCATATGCAGAAAAAGCGCCGACGGTATCGCGTGCGGTCATCATCTCAGTGATTATAGTCGCATTCCTTGGCTTTCTTGACTCGCTCTATCTGACGCTGCTGCACTTTATCAATCGCGTGCCACCGTGCAGTATTCTTGAGGGCTGTGAGACGGTCACCTCAAGTGCATATGCGGCCATCGGCCCGATTCCTGTAGCGCTACTGGGTGTGCTGTACTATGCATTTTTTGTAATCGCGGGCTTAGTGAGTTTTCATAAGCGAACCTCGGCACCACTTTCGCTGGCACTTTTTGCCGCACCTTTGGGCATGCTCTTCACTATCTATTTAATCGTGCTCCAGCTTTTTATTATTGATGCTATTTGTATCTATTGCATGGCCTCTGCTCTTACGTCATCACTCTTGTTCGGGATATGGCTTGCTGTGTGGAGCCAACACTATCGTCATTTGAGGGCTGAAGTATAG
- a CDS encoding MscL family protein, translating into MFTGFLQFIRQKDVLGFGVGFVIGGAVSGLVTSFVNDILNPVVGLLLSQVQDLKSATLSIGSASILWGSFILQCINFLILALVVYAAVRMIGGQKSS; encoded by the coding sequence ATGTTTACTGGATTTCTTCAATTTATTCGCCAGAAAGATGTGCTTGGGTTTGGTGTCGGCTTCGTGATTGGTGGTGCGGTCTCTGGGTTAGTGACTTCGTTTGTGAACGATATCCTTAACCCAGTTGTCGGCCTCTTGTTAAGCCAGGTGCAAGACCTTAAGAGCGCTACCTTGTCTATTGGTTCGGCGTCAATTTTGTGGGGGAGCTTCATACTGCAGTGTATCAACTTCCTCATACTCGCACTTGTCGTGTATGCTGCAGTACGTATGATCGGGGGTCAAAAATCATCATGA
- a CDS encoding PspC domain-containing protein, translating into MNNHQPLRRSRVNKIFGGVAGGLGEYFDLDPVFIRLLFIILAVVGDFGFTILLYLALMFILPLQDAPQGRDETLKDRVHSFVDEVQSGAQDIADRLRSREREILKRRTLLGVGLIALGVLAFLREFFSLAWFQWSAIWPIVCVVVGVIILQREPRAPSAQHKEPESKEVVQESAPESSEAHHE; encoded by the coding sequence ATGAATAATCACCAGCCATTGCGACGTTCTCGCGTAAACAAAATATTTGGCGGAGTTGCTGGAGGACTCGGCGAATACTTTGATCTTGATCCTGTTTTTATTCGTCTTCTCTTCATCATCTTGGCGGTCGTTGGTGACTTTGGGTTTACCATTTTACTCTACCTTGCGCTCATGTTCATTCTGCCACTGCAGGATGCACCACAGGGACGAGACGAAACGCTCAAAGATCGCGTGCACTCGTTTGTTGATGAGGTACAGTCTGGTGCGCAAGATATCGCTGATCGCTTACGCTCACGTGAGCGCGAAATCCTCAAGCGGCGTACGCTTTTAGGTGTTGGGCTTATCGCGCTTGGCGTGCTGGCATTTTTGCGTGAATTTTTCTCACTTGCGTGGTTCCAGTGGTCGGCCATATGGCCCATCGTCTGTGTGGTCGTGGGGGTTATCATCTTGCAGCGCGAGCCGCGTGCGCCGTCTGCGCAACATAAAGAGCCTGAATCGAAAGAAGTCGTCCAGGAGAGCGCCCCTGAATCATCTGAAGCGCACCATGAATAA
- a CDS encoding DoxX family protein codes for MNNALLQRIDARIIQWLQRYGVTVLRLALGVVFLWFGLLKVLGMSPVGYVVQSAYALLPIEQFLVILGLFEVVVGFGLLTKRALRIVFALLWIEMLGTFLALISAPALFMRGTLFALTVEGEFVMKNLVLVAASMVVAGATIRPWQQDVHDARR; via the coding sequence ATGAATAATGCCCTTCTTCAGCGCATCGATGCGCGCATCATCCAGTGGTTGCAGCGCTATGGCGTGACTGTACTACGCCTCGCGCTCGGCGTTGTATTCCTTTGGTTCGGTCTTTTAAAGGTATTAGGCATGTCCCCTGTGGGGTATGTCGTGCAGAGTGCGTATGCGCTCCTTCCTATAGAACAATTTTTAGTTATACTCGGGCTCTTTGAAGTTGTGGTTGGGTTTGGGTTGCTCACGAAGCGTGCGTTGCGTATCGTGTTTGCGCTGTTATGGATAGAAATGCTTGGTACATTCCTCGCGCTCATATCTGCGCCCGCGCTCTTCATGCGAGGGACGTTGTTCGCGCTTACCGTTGAGGGTGAGTTTGTGATGAAGAATTTGGTGCTTGTTGCGGCAAGTATGGTGGTCGCTGGAGCGACTATTCGTCCTTGGCAGCAAGATGTTCACGATGCTCGCCGATGA
- a CDS encoding FAD-binding oxidoreductase: MFTMLADDLRALIQGTVATDLASREAASRDASIFQVMPEVVVAPRDSADVKALVRYANEHAGVSLTARAAGTCMSGGPLSSSIVLDMKPGFSAEPVVEGNLAKALPGLFYRDFEKVTLAHGLIMPTYPASRELCAIGGMVSNNAGGEKSLTYGQTIDYVQSIRAVLADGNEYELGPVSGDALKKKLAQKDFEGSVYSQIYDLVTHNTKLISQARPRVSKNSAGYQLWRVWDGETMNLAKLFVGAQGTLGIITEATFSLVKPKPFSRLLVAFIDNLADVPGVVGALKAHAPESLESYDDKTFMLALRFMPEFVQLLGARNIVSLGLQFIPEAWMLLTHGVPRLVVLAEFSGDTDAEALEPARAAEQSLRSLGIRTRMTRSAHEAKKYWAIRRESFNLLRHHIRGRQTVPFIDDIIVPPERLADFLPRLTAMLEPYQLTYSMVGHIGNGNFHVIPLMKLQDPKTQTAIHELSSKVYALVKEFNGSITAEHNDGIIRTPFIEEMYGRQVYALFRRTKEIFDPHNIFNPGKKVGGSWQYALEHIKKS, translated from the coding sequence ATGTTCACGATGCTCGCCGATGATCTCCGTGCATTGATACAGGGCACCGTTGCAACGGACCTAGCGTCCCGCGAAGCGGCGAGCCGAGATGCAAGTATCTTTCAGGTCATGCCTGAGGTTGTGGTTGCGCCCCGCGATAGCGCCGACGTGAAGGCTCTTGTCCGGTATGCAAACGAACACGCGGGGGTGTCGCTGACGGCTCGTGCAGCCGGAACCTGTATGAGTGGAGGGCCGCTCTCGTCCTCCATTGTGTTGGACATGAAGCCAGGATTTAGTGCGGAACCTGTTGTGGAAGGAAATCTTGCAAAAGCACTGCCTGGTTTATTCTATCGAGACTTTGAGAAGGTGACGTTGGCGCACGGACTCATTATGCCAACATATCCCGCATCTCGAGAACTGTGTGCGATTGGTGGGATGGTTTCCAATAATGCGGGAGGGGAAAAGAGCTTAACCTATGGGCAGACGATCGATTATGTTCAGTCAATTCGCGCCGTTTTGGCTGACGGTAACGAATACGAACTCGGCCCCGTATCCGGTGATGCGCTCAAGAAAAAGTTAGCGCAAAAAGATTTTGAAGGCTCAGTGTATAGTCAGATATATGATCTAGTCACCCACAATACGAAACTCATTTCTCAAGCACGCCCTAGAGTTTCTAAGAATTCTGCTGGGTATCAATTATGGCGCGTGTGGGATGGCGAGACTATGAATCTCGCAAAGCTTTTTGTAGGGGCACAGGGGACGCTTGGCATTATCACCGAGGCAACCTTTTCTCTTGTGAAGCCGAAGCCCTTTAGCCGCCTCCTCGTTGCCTTCATTGATAATCTCGCCGATGTTCCAGGCGTGGTCGGGGCCCTGAAGGCGCATGCTCCAGAAAGTCTTGAGTCGTATGATGACAAAACGTTCATGCTCGCACTGCGCTTCATGCCCGAATTTGTACAGCTTCTTGGCGCGCGTAATATCGTATCGCTTGGACTGCAGTTTATTCCGGAGGCATGGATGTTGTTGACGCACGGCGTGCCACGCCTTGTTGTGCTCGCTGAATTCTCCGGCGATACCGATGCGGAGGCGCTTGAGCCTGCGAGGGCAGCAGAACAAAGTCTACGATCACTTGGTATCCGCACGCGCATGACACGGAGCGCACATGAAGCAAAGAAGTACTGGGCAATTCGCCGCGAGAGCTTTAACCTATTGCGTCACCACATCCGCGGGCGTCAAACAGTTCCATTCATTGATGACATTATCGTGCCGCCTGAGCGACTGGCTGACTTTTTACCACGACTTACCGCAATGCTGGAGCCATACCAGCTGACTTATTCTATGGTGGGACATATTGGAAACGGCAACTTCCACGTCATTCCGCTCATGAAGCTTCAGGACCCGAAAACTCAAACAGCAATCCACGAGCTTTCATCAAAGGTGTATGCGCTCGTGAAAGAGTTCAACGGGTCGATCACTGCGGAACATAACGACGGGATTATTCGTACGCCGTTTATAGAAGAAATGTATGGAAGGCAGGTGTATGCGCTTTTCCGGCGCACGAAAGAGATCTTTGACCCGCACAACATCTTTAATCCGGGGAAAAAGGTGGGAGGCTCCTGGCAATACGCACTTGAACACATAAAGAAGAGTTAA
- the typA gene encoding translational GTPase TypA, which produces MHLMQKIRNIAIIAHVDHGKTTLVDFLLKQSGTFHAKAEELSQDLIMDSNELERERGITILAKNTAVIYKDTKINIVDTPGHADFGGEVERTLNMADGAILLVDAQEGPMPQTKFVLKKALQLGLKVIVVVNKIDKPGGDIARTIDETTNLFLQLAHDESHLDFPIVYAIGREGKAWDHIPTPEERQAPGSLVPLFDAILAHVPAPHADASGTLQMLVAALDRDTYQGRYAIGRLARGTARPGQRVAIIDATGAQHVSTIEKVFVFQGLKRAEVAEAFAGDIIAVTGVPEAHISWTITDVSNPEPLPSIAIEEPTLRITLGPNTSPFMGQEGKFVTSRQIGERLERELETNVGMRLNPLGNGEYVLSGRGELHLSVFLETLRREGFEMQVSKPEVIFKEMDGVLKEPVEEVTVDVPEEYVGTITTEFGKRRAELTNIINHDNGYSRMVYLMPTRAFLGLRNILMTATKGTIVMNTMFAEYRPVGEALPRDRNGVLIASEAGQAVAFGLEVAQGRGSTFIGPGEKVYEGMIVGLNSRREDLEINVVKGKELTNMRSKSSDGVTILAPPVVMSLEQALDFIEDDELLELTPEHIRMRKRYLSRTERDKARRAQKDALA; this is translated from the coding sequence ATGCATCTTATGCAAAAAATCAGGAACATCGCTATCATCGCACACGTTGACCACGGGAAAACAACCCTCGTGGATTTTTTGTTAAAGCAGTCAGGAACATTCCATGCGAAAGCAGAGGAGTTGAGCCAAGATCTCATCATGGACTCAAATGAGTTGGAACGAGAGCGTGGTATTACTATTCTCGCAAAAAACACAGCCGTTATTTATAAAGATACGAAAATTAACATCGTCGACACTCCAGGTCACGCGGATTTCGGAGGTGAAGTGGAGCGCACGTTGAATATGGCTGATGGCGCCATTCTCCTCGTGGACGCACAAGAGGGCCCCATGCCTCAGACGAAGTTTGTATTAAAAAAAGCACTCCAACTTGGCCTTAAGGTGATTGTGGTAGTGAATAAGATCGATAAGCCGGGCGGCGATATCGCTCGCACTATTGATGAGACAACGAATCTCTTTTTGCAGTTAGCGCATGATGAGTCTCACCTTGATTTTCCTATTGTGTACGCCATTGGCCGTGAAGGGAAAGCGTGGGATCATATCCCAACGCCGGAGGAGCGTCAGGCCCCCGGTAGCCTCGTGCCACTTTTTGATGCAATTCTTGCACATGTGCCTGCGCCGCACGCCGATGCCTCCGGAACGCTCCAGATGCTCGTCGCGGCCCTTGACCGTGATACCTACCAAGGTCGATATGCCATTGGTCGCCTTGCGCGCGGTACTGCGCGTCCAGGCCAGCGCGTAGCCATCATTGATGCCACTGGCGCGCAGCACGTGAGTACGATCGAAAAAGTTTTTGTGTTCCAAGGCTTAAAGCGCGCTGAGGTTGCTGAAGCGTTTGCGGGAGATATTATTGCAGTAACCGGCGTACCGGAGGCTCATATCAGCTGGACGATCACGGACGTTTCAAACCCAGAGCCGCTTCCTAGCATTGCTATCGAAGAGCCAACACTGCGCATTACACTTGGTCCCAATACGTCTCCATTCATGGGACAAGAGGGGAAGTTCGTAACTTCTCGCCAGATCGGCGAGCGCCTCGAGCGTGAATTAGAAACTAACGTGGGTATGCGCCTCAACCCATTAGGGAACGGTGAATATGTGCTCTCGGGGCGTGGAGAATTACACCTTTCCGTGTTCCTCGAAACGCTTCGCCGCGAAGGTTTTGAAATGCAAGTATCAAAGCCCGAGGTTATTTTTAAAGAAATGGACGGCGTCCTTAAAGAACCAGTTGAAGAGGTAACAGTCGACGTACCAGAGGAATATGTCGGTACGATTACTACTGAATTCGGAAAGCGTCGCGCAGAGCTGACGAACATCATCAACCATGACAACGGCTATAGTCGCATGGTGTACCTCATGCCAACGCGTGCATTTCTTGGTTTGCGCAATATCCTCATGACGGCCACGAAGGGTACGATTGTCATGAACACGATGTTCGCGGAATATCGTCCGGTTGGTGAGGCGCTGCCGCGTGATCGCAATGGCGTCTTGATTGCGTCAGAAGCGGGGCAAGCGGTCGCTTTCGGGCTTGAGGTTGCACAGGGCCGTGGGAGTACATTTATTGGTCCTGGAGAAAAGGTGTATGAGGGCATGATCGTGGGCCTTAATAGCCGCCGCGAAGATCTTGAGATTAATGTGGTGAAAGGTAAGGAGCTTACGAACATGCGTTCTAAGAGCTCTGATGGTGTCACAATTCTCGCACCGCCAGTGGTTATGAGTCTTGAACAGGCCCTTGATTTTATCGAAGACGACGAGCTTCTCGAGCTCACGCCAGAGCACATTCGCATGCGGAAACGCTATCTTTCTCGCACTGAGCGCGATAAGGCTCGCCGTGCCCAAAAAGACGCGCTTGCGTAA
- a CDS encoding RNA-binding protein produces MAKRLYVGNLSYDTTESTLRDAFAQAGTVASAQVIIDKMSGRSKGFGFVEMSSDDEAAKAIEMWHGKELDGRALTVNEARPMEARPPRSGGFGGGRSSY; encoded by the coding sequence ATGGCAAAGCGTTTATATGTAGGTAACTTGTCGTATGACACGACTGAGAGCACGCTCCGCGATGCGTTCGCGCAAGCAGGAACTGTTGCATCAGCACAGGTCATCATCGATAAGATGTCAGGCCGCTCCAAGGGCTTCGGCTTTGTGGAGATGAGCTCTGATGACGAAGCTGCAAAGGCAATCGAGATGTGGCATGGTAAGGAACTCGACGGCCGCGCACTCACCGTCAATGAAGCACGTCCTATGGAAGCACGCCCACCTCGCTCCGGCGGTTTTGGTGGAGGTCGCTCATCCTACTAA
- the cobO gene encoding cob(I)yrinic acid a,c-diamide adenosyltransferase, whose protein sequence is MILLITGNGKGKTTSSLGQALRAVGDGRKVLMVQFIKGPWRSGEDDAFQRLAPDFKIIKTGKGFVGILGDTLPREEHIEAARAGLALARTEMESGAWNLLILDEVHNALALGLLELAEVEALVDSLPEGMDLMLTGRDAPQSLIDRADIVSEVKEIKHPYQEGKKGVKGVEW, encoded by the coding sequence ATGATTTTGCTCATCACGGGGAATGGAAAGGGCAAGACGACAAGCTCGCTTGGGCAGGCGCTTCGCGCCGTTGGTGATGGCCGCAAGGTGCTCATGGTACAGTTTATAAAAGGGCCATGGCGCTCAGGGGAAGATGACGCATTTCAGCGCCTTGCGCCAGATTTTAAAATCATCAAAACAGGAAAGGGGTTTGTGGGTATTTTGGGAGACACGCTACCACGTGAAGAGCACATTGAAGCAGCACGTGCCGGCCTTGCGCTTGCGCGCACGGAAATGGAGAGCGGTGCGTGGAACTTGCTTATTCTTGATGAAGTGCACAACGCGCTCGCGCTTGGGCTTTTGGAGCTTGCGGAGGTTGAGGCCTTGGTTGACTCACTGCCCGAGGGCATGGATCTCATGCTGACGGGGCGAGATGCGCCTCAATCACTCATCGACCGGGCGGATATCGTGAGTGAGGTAAAAGAAATTAAACACCCCTACCAAGAGGGTAAGAAGGGAGTGAAGGGGGTAGAGTGGTAG
- a CDS encoding DUF5652 family protein, translating into MTQNPFSYESLLSFPFSFNWIILAAFVWVFVWKGLALWKAARLSAKWWFVALLIVNTFGILEILFYYVFSERIARGKKAEHDTTAPDAGAPGSASETA; encoded by the coding sequence ATGACTCAAAATCCATTCTCGTACGAGAGCTTGTTAAGCTTTCCCTTCTCCTTTAATTGGATTATTCTCGCAGCGTTTGTGTGGGTATTCGTGTGGAAGGGCCTCGCTCTCTGGAAAGCGGCTCGCCTGAGCGCAAAGTGGTGGTTTGTCGCTCTCTTAATCGTAAACACCTTTGGTATCTTGGAGATTCTGTTCTACTACGTGTTCTCTGAGCGTATCGCCCGAGGGAAAAAGGCGGAGCACGATACTACTGCTCCCGACGCAGGCGCGCCAGGTAGCGCTTCTGAAACTGCGTAA
- the tgt gene encoding tRNA guanosine(34) transglycosylase Tgt, translating into MSRRRNQSAKGTFTITARDRLSRARVGVLKTPHGTVETPAYVIVGTRGFVRALKPSDIRKTNTQLIIANAYHLWDTSLANPSTKKKTFLERSLKQSIPTMTDSGGFQVFSFGAAREHNVGKVLERPRRAVGEKSAVTITEEGVSFTDQMGARRMLTPELSMRIQEAIGADIIFAFDECTSPLHGREHTKKAMHRTHRWLERCLAEKAARPLMNRQMLYGIVQGGRFDDLRTQSARHVGSTAVDGIGIGGSFGKEEMRATLDAIMPHIPEEKPRHLLGIGRIEDIFDAVASGVDTFDCVIPTREARHGRIWTAMGPIDIRSARWRTSTARLSPRCACPACRGGVTRSMLCALFRLDTHFPEIESQAQRLATIHNIWFFQELVTAMRAAIRKGTFTQFQKRYLARLRREQ; encoded by the coding sequence ATGTCAAGAAGGCGAAACCAATCAGCGAAGGGAACGTTTACCATTACAGCGCGCGATCGCCTCTCAAGGGCGCGTGTTGGCGTACTTAAAACACCCCATGGCACCGTAGAAACCCCTGCATACGTTATCGTGGGCACGCGTGGTTTCGTGCGCGCGCTCAAGCCTTCTGATATTCGCAAAACAAACACACAGCTTATCATTGCGAATGCCTATCACCTTTGGGATACATCGCTCGCCAACCCTAGCACAAAGAAAAAAACATTCCTGGAACGCTCACTGAAACAATCCATTCCCACGATGACCGATAGCGGAGGATTTCAGGTGTTTTCCTTCGGTGCCGCACGCGAGCACAATGTGGGCAAGGTGCTTGAACGCCCCCGCCGTGCGGTTGGTGAAAAGAGCGCGGTTACTATCACTGAAGAAGGCGTATCTTTTACCGACCAAATGGGAGCGCGCCGCATGCTCACTCCAGAGCTTTCCATGCGCATTCAAGAGGCCATCGGGGCTGATATCATCTTCGCCTTTGATGAATGCACGTCGCCACTCCATGGTCGTGAACATACAAAAAAAGCTATGCATCGAACGCACCGCTGGCTTGAACGGTGTCTTGCAGAAAAGGCGGCTCGTCCGCTCATGAATCGCCAAATGCTCTACGGCATTGTGCAAGGTGGCCGATTTGATGATCTGCGCACACAAAGCGCGCGACACGTAGGAAGCACGGCGGTTGATGGCATTGGCATCGGCGGGTCGTTCGGAAAAGAAGAGATGCGCGCGACGCTCGATGCCATCATGCCACATATCCCCGAAGAAAAGCCGCGGCATCTTCTTGGGATTGGACGCATTGAAGATATCTTCGATGCTGTTGCGTCGGGCGTTGATACGTTTGACTGCGTCATCCCCACTCGCGAAGCGCGCCATGGCCGCATCTGGACAGCCATGGGCCCGATCGATATTCGCTCTGCGCGGTGGCGCACAAGTACCGCACGCCTTTCTCCACGTTGCGCATGTCCGGCATGCCGTGGCGGCGTAACGCGGAGCATGCTCTGCGCACTCTTCCGCCTCGACACCCACTTCCCTGAAATCGAAAGCCAGGCGCAACGCCTGGCTACGATACATAACATATGGTTCTTCCAAGAGCTCGTCACCGCGATGCGCGCGGCAATTCGCAAGGGCACCTTTACGCAGTTTCAGAAGCGCTACCTGGCGCGCCTGCGTCGGGAGCAGTAG